The Daphnia pulex isolate KAP4 chromosome 7, ASM2113471v1 genome includes the window tgaagCAATTCGAGTcttgaaaaagataaagaatcCGACAACGAAAGTGTTGACTCAAAGAAAACGTATAACACTCAACTGGACAATGTGTCCGACGGGGATTCGATTTCTCTTCGCAAAAAAACGTAACTATTTGTAAGAATACCTTCACCTCTCAGTTTTTTATgggtactttttttttttgtagatcacagctaaagaaatttttgggATCTAAAGTTCGCCGTACAGTAGGAAGAGCAAAAATGATGGCTCAAGAAGTGTCTTTGCCCGGACGCCAAAAAGAGGAGATGATAGACATCCCTGACGAATTAACTGGTGGAGAACAGCATGTCAAAGTAAACTACATTTTGCTTTACGGCATGGGAACCATTTTGTGAtgtgtttttcattcattcatttcgtgtttatttttatagatgaAAGCTTCTTCCAGTCACAAGGGGCCTTATGAATTTGACACCCTACAGTGCGTCCAAGAAATGCATGGCGAACATTTGGGTCCCATCTGGTGCATGAAGTTCTCACCCTGTGGACGCCTGTTGGCTACAGCCGGCCAAGACCGTATTCTTCGAATTTGGGTACTAAAGACAGCCTTCAATCATTTCCAGGACATGCGATCTCGCTGTAATGCCGACAGTAAATCGTCACCGACTCCATCGCAAGAGTCTTTGGTGTCACAGCATTCAGTTGAAGATCCGGTTGCTGCCATAATAGCAGAAAAGGAGTCAGATCCACGTTCACCTTTCGTTGAGCGGCCTTTCTGCACTTACGTTGCTCACACTTCTGATCTCCTTGACGTTTCATGGTCCAAGGTAGCTTCGATAACGTTTGTACATTTATTATCTACAATTACACAACTAattttttccgaatttctgaagaattatttcattttgtcgtcgtcgatggATAAGACAGTTCGACTTTGGCACATATCTCGAAAAGAGTGCCTATGCTGCTTCCAACATATCGATTTTGTTACAGCGATCGCCTTTCATCCGAGAGTAAAATTTTACTTAAGATTTGTTGAAAGGTACAATGTTAATTATTCCTATTGCTACCGTTTACAGGATGACCGCTATTTTCTAAGTGGTTCTTTGGATGGTAAACTTCGCTTGTGGAATATTCCAGACAAAAAAGTGGCCCTATGGAATGAGTTGGATGGACAGCACAAACTAATAACTGCCGCTAATTTTTGCCAGGTCCCATatcatgtttttctttttctacttttttgttcatttatttttattactattttgttttaatacttttttgtaatttatctCATGTATTTTACAGAACGGCAAATTCGCAGTTGTTGGTTCGTACGACGGTCGATGCGTTTTCTACACCACAGAACACCTGAAGTACTATACGCAAATCCACGTCAGGTCGACCCGCGGACGCAATTCCAAAGGGCGTAAAATTACTGGCATTGAATCTCTACCCAACGAAGATAAGGTAACTTGGAGTGCTTATCAATTGATTACCTCTTTTTGACTCATCGTTATCTCCACATTCTCGTAGATTCTAGTGACTTCTAACGATAGTCGCATCCGACTCTACGACCTCCGTGATTTAAATCTCTCGTGCAAATACAAGGGATACGTGAATAATTCAAGTCAAATCCGCGCCTGCTTTAGGTAAGACATTCTTTATCATTCATTTTCGTTTCGGGGCAAAGGTAAAATCATTATCAAGAGTTAAATGCCATGGCTTTAATGTCGATGCGGCAATGTTCGAAAGCGTCGGAATCCATGATCTGTTGCACGTTCCACTGGCAGGGTAGCGTGAAGAACAATTCGGGTTTTTCCACACCAACCAATGTCAACCACTCGTCCATCTGGGGTAGTACTTGGCGGCTTTTAAAATCATATTTCGCCAGTAAAGGAAATTGGTTTTCCAAGTCGAGATAGCGTTTGAGCAAGCTGGATTGGCGCATCTCTTTGAGATTGAGAAGCATCAACTCTGTGTTGAAACCTGGCCAGCCGCGTGGTGGTGAGAGTCCCAAATTTGAATTGGTTTGCAGGTGTCGATGAACAGAAAAAGCCGCTGCGAATTTTGCTCCTTGAACCAACGTCAATCCAATCGCTTGTTGTGCCTCAAACCGGTCAAAGTATTCGTACAACTCGACTATATCGTTTCGAAACTTGATGTGGTTGCTGACGAATATTAAGCGATTGAGGTGGTGGTAGTGCCATGGCAAAATCAGAGGCAACATCTGGGTCACTATGTGGTCCTTCACCATGTCGAATTTGAGGTGTGGAACATTGGTTTTTAAATGGTCCAGCAACTGATCGAACACGTTATCCACTGTTTCTACGGTGTAAGCAAAGCGAGAACGGGCTTGATGTTCTACACGCGACATGATAGTGTCCACCATATCGATGCTACTACTATCGCTCAAAATGTGGAAATGGACTGGAGCAGAACTGTAAATCAGTAGCCACATGATCGTGTCTTTGGCACTagcgaataaaagaaaacgaccttaaaagtaaagaaaaattgatttttattaaaattcgtAATGGGAACTTACTTTGCCGAAGCGTGAGGGTCATTACCGATGAACAAGAGTATCATGCCAACGTGGATAGTAATCCCGGCCTTGAGCGAAACCAATTGACGAGAAAATGGTTCTTTAATAGTGTTGATCTGTTGATAGATAAGGTCGTCTTCGATCTGCAAACAAATATGATTTTGTTAATCTTTCTACCGGTAATAGTTAAGTTAACATCAGAATTTTCTTACGTTCAAGTAAACTGTGTCAAATCTCTCCGAGCGGCTGAATAACATTATGAAGAAACCCGTCATTAGAATAGCAGAAGTGTAACGTTTCCATTTtcgtggaaaagaaaaagacacacaacaaaaagcGAAGAACAAATTCACCAGCCGAGTGAGACTTTGTAACATGATAGTTTAGCCAACTGATTAAAACAAACGTTGCGCTAAAATAAAGATATGCACCCGTGTGAAATTTTCGATTCTCTGCGATAGATTTCACGTGTACGACATTCGCTAGTCAACGTCAAActgcttctttctttcggATTTCGTTAAAGATGATGAGTTAGTAAggaataaaacagaaaaaaaatcctgttaTTCGATTTTGGGTGCGGCGAGTGTTTCAACCGGGACTTCAAAATTGCTATGTCCGACATTCACACGAGGAAACTGTATAAGACAACGAGGAGAAAAAGGCAGGCTTATTTTTTAGGAAGGAATTATATTTTGCTTGGAAGTGAATTCCTCCTTCAGCCCCGTTGCATATGCGGGCCAAACAtctgctgtttcttttttttctccggaaTTATGGTTTATTAGTTTACAGCTACTGTATAGAAGGCTTCGCATGTGtcttcttttgtcattttgtaATCAGCTTGGAAGCCGGTATAACATTTAAGGCAAAATATAATCTCCGTGTACTTTATGTCAATGGAAAAGCTAcatataattataaaattttgcACCCATGGGTTCATAATAGTCTTGATAATAGTTATGATTCGTCATCCGCCGAATTTATAtcaaaacataattttatttttttcctggcaTTTTTGGTTTCACCGCTAGCCGATTGGTGTGAATTATTGATCATCGTAGGAGTTTCCTATTTGTTAGTCACCAGTTGAATGATAAATTAACGTTCGCGAATTTCATGTAATTTGATTCTAGTTTTTTACCTACCTTTTGTGGAGTGCCCTCGTATTTCTTCAGTGGAGTACGAGGTGTTCCTCCAAAATCTTCcgcaaaaccaaaatattgcGCTGCGCGTTTTAAACCATCTACAATGGCATTCTACTCGAAAGAAACCCAAATCTTTACTTTCTTCTTAATATGTtacatttaaacgaaaaagtGAACATTACTTCTTTGGCTTGGATTTTTAGAATGGTAGCCATAGATGATAGACCTTCTGCATAGCCAGTTCCAATGTCTTCATGATAGGTACCATCTTTCAATTCCATCCGAATAATGGAATTAGCGATTGCGGAATAATAACCGTTCGCCGTTTCTTGGGCAGAGTCTTTCAAAGACATACGTAGTAGATTGTATTGCGAATAAAATTGAGAGATTTGTCGGAATTTACCTATTTCCAATTCTTTGATAGAATGCTTCCATCCATCTTTCCCGTGCATCTGATTGAGTTTAGCCATAATCCGCCCTCGTTCGTCAATAAATCCAAATGTGTACCACGTATCAGGCCCTTGTAGGAGAATGTCTTCTTCCAATTTCCACACATCCCGACCTCGTTGTTCGGTGTCTTTGAGAAATTTGACGTTTGATCTCAGACGATCTGTATCAAACTTTAAATAACATTCAATGCGTATGGCCTCCGGATGCAACTCCAAAAATATCTCGCTAAAATTTGATCGGCCGCCTTTGTTGTTCCACCAAATACGATTTCGACCAGACTCCGGTGCCAGTGAAGTCAAATAAACACCCGATCCGTTAACATAAGCCGTTTTGGCATTGGACTGTATAACTTTGCCGTccttgagaattttcctgaggTTGTCGTAGTTTGTGTAGTGGTACAAATACTGAGGCGGAGATTCCACGCTCGGCGTGGAAGTACTTGGTCCAGATGGCTCCTATTGTTGAATGATCCAAAAGTTTAATTAATTACCAAGACTTGAATAAATTAGCATAACATTTctatagttaaaaaaaactcatcTATTCCACAGTTAATAGTTATCTCACTTTCAATCGCTGTAGCTTATCTTCTCTAGTTTTCTTATCAAACAGTCGTGACACGGAACGCTGAAATATGTGTCAACGTTgccaaattctttcattttaattcGTACCGCTAAGTTCGTTTCTCCAGGGGTATGGACTATGGAGTCTCTCCATACCCATGGTCTCTCTAAGCCCATGGTTTAAGCCGGACGACACGCTAatgataaattattttcagcgGATTTTACTTTCTCTAGAATGTTACATTACACCGTAGGTCTATCCGTCTATGGACTATGATTGTATAACATTCTTTGGTATGCATCCCTATTGACTAGTGCGTATGACGTCATAAATCGTCAATtcgaagggggggggggggtccgtaaagatttttaataaattatgaCATCCTAGACACACTGGACAAAATGAGCCCTAAATTACgcttcagtttcttttcttttctttttattttccgaaatgaaatgaatttaatcattttctatgttgtaattgaattttagtCACGATGGCAAGTACATCATTAGCGGTTCAGAGAATCAGTACATTTACATGTGGAAGACACATCATGATTACGCCAAATTCTCTTCGGCTCGTCGAGATCGCAACGATTATTGGGAAGCCATCAAAGGTACTATTACCTAATCACTACCATTTTCTTGTAAATTAATTCtctttcaaattgaataatcGACTTTTCTGCATCTATTTACGACAGCGCACAATGCAGTGGTGACATCGGCCGTTTTCGCACCTGATTCGCATTCACTGATTGAGCAAATGGAGCGACATCgaagagagaaggaagaggaaaaagCTTCCTCGTTATCAGGAGATGCGTTGATGGGTCGGCGATTAGCGGGATCGGCGACAGCCGATGGAGCGAAACCAAACTCAAATGTGGAAGGAGGAGCCTCTTCCGGCAACGGCTACGTTCTTGTCAGCGCGGATTTCAACGGCTGCATTAAAGTGTTCGTCAATCGAGTCAAACCGAAGCATAGTTCTTTGCCCGTTTCTGCAATGTcctaaaaagagaaaaatagtcGAACGGCTTGGAAAATTTCAATCGACAATGTAGTCGTTCTTCTCAGTCGACGTGACGACAACAGATAAATATGGTTCAGTTTGGAAATTATGAAATTATCGCGCAACCCAAAGAAACTATATAATAATTTAGCATGCCCATTCATTTATGGCAATGAATACACGCCTCCGATTATCGAGTGCGTGATTATTTAATTCAGAAAACTCTTCCTGTTTGAACCGCTCTTCATTTTTGACGCTAGATGGTAGAGGCATTCAATGTTGTCCTTTCTTGCGGATTGCCATTGGGCAGCGCAACAGAATTCCCGTcacaaggatttttttttttttttggtcgaaaGTAAATCGACGGAAAACGTGTTTTGTTGGTCACACAATAGAATATCCAATCCACCTACCTTAGGGTTTGGAACCCCTAAGGCGATGtacaaatagaaattgaaaatggggaGGAAATGACCAGCTGTCTTTGCTTGTGAATCGAATAGAACTGAAAATTCCGGTGGTACATGACACTTACACTTCGCTTTATGAGGTTGATGAAGGTCAACGTACACAATAAACCATAAAAGAGGGGACGAaactttctttgattttgaccTATTTTTGGAATGATATTGCTTTTGCGCTTTGATTAATTCAACATGCGAAAAACCATTAAAGCCTTTACTCGATCGTCGTTCGATTTGATGAGCGTAATGGAAATACAgttaaacaaacttttttgtttgacctTCAAGACAGTTTTTGACCAATATGTTGCTAGAAATCTAGGATCCAAGTGCCCATCAGTACATTTCTCAGTTAGAAGcgttagaagagaaaaaatcacaCATGAAGTAGTAATGAGGCTAGAAAAAACCTAAACGATCGAATCCATTCGTATACGATGGTAAATGTAGGAGTACTTAGAAAACCTGATTCCTTACTCATTGGTTAACACCTTTAAGTGTTTGAATAATGcttatttataaaattaaataaaggcAGTGTAGAcaagtcatttttcatttattcgaGTAATTAAACacgaattagatttttttattcaaaacgcCAAACTTTGGGCAGTAAGAGGTTCAGTTATTCTTTAGCATCATCACCAGTCCCAAGTCATACAAACATACACAGggaaattttaagttataCAAATCTATTTCGCAAGTAGCAGTCAGACCGGACGATTAACCATTTGTTGGTTTTCGGTTGAACGTGAAAACACAACCAcacgaaatttgaattgtaacACACTACAATAATCTGACACACACCAGGgaaatcatgaaaaaaaaaaaaataataaataaatgaagaatGGGAAAATACGGGAATGTTTTAAGTCAGAGCGGTATTCCCAACGCAACCTTTGTACACTGAATTTTGGGATTCTTTTACAACAACATCCTTTCTTGGTTGGCAAAACGCATTTGCCTGTAGAAATTGATTcacacaaagaaattttctgtTTAGGAGAGGGGGACAGGCGACAGTTAGCCATCCAAGGGAGGACCCAGGTAGACCATTGAGACTTCTGTGTGCCCATAGACTGCCGACACCGAAGGGTATAAGAGCTTCTCTGGTAAGCCCCTAAACGCCACTCCGAGGAATTCATAGTTTCTTTCGAAAGCTAATGTATTGTCATCACAGTCAAGAATGACTCGTATCCGCTCCCCAACCTGCAACAAAACTTTAGGTTAGGTTGATTCAACTCATTCATTGGTTAGACTCAATCACTTGGTATTTAGGTGCATTGTTCAGCATTGGGTAATTGCCTTGGGAATCTCCATTATGAAGTAAATGATTATCAACCAAATTCCAACCCCAACTTTGGTCATCTGATCCTAGTAAAGCTATGTATCCATGTGTCTGTGAACATGGATTTtgacaattatttttagataaaatattcaaattttaacacaaTTATACCTGGAGAGTTGCTTCTTTAGTTGCAATTCCAACAACTGCAACTGTTCCAAGAGGACCTTCCCACATCACTTCCCAGGCATGCCTACCTTGACTGAATCCTGCACAAACATTAGTTGAATGGATTAATATGTACACTTGCAACAGGCATCTACAATATTTAGTACTCACCAATTTTACCTCTCACAGCATCTGTACTCTGTGCAACAGGGTTTCTGTGTATGGTAAAACCATTGGGTTTGATATAAATGTTTCTAGAGCAGTCTTCTGGGTTCCAAGCATGGTGAAAtgcttttaattttgttttgtaggtAGGAGCGGAAGATAGGAGGTCTGAGCTCAGGACTTCTTCTGCCAGTTTTCGTATGCAGTGCAGTCTCCAGACATCATTGTCCTCATCATTCAGTATActgattcaaataataatgtgCAAGGAGAACATAAGTTTCAAACAATCGCTGGTTTTGTTAGCAACGGTAGATCACTAGCGAATAGTCACAAACTGGTGTTGATTTCAAGAAAACTTGTACCTGTACCACCGTTTGCACACCAACGAACTGCTTCTTAAATCCTGCAGCGGCAAatatgagaaaatatttcctaGTATAATATCTGGTAGTATATCCACGTGCATTCTAAACGCCGGCTCGCAAACACTTCAACATTCATTTAGGaaatttctttcgattttttctgCAATTGACAATACTTCTATGGCAGAACCGGTGTTGCCACATTGCCATAGCAATTGatctgaaataagaaaaccgaACAAAAATTATGAGAATCTAAACAACTTGATAAAACACTGAATTACACCTGTGAAAAAACGATATATTAATATCAAACTACTTTTTTACTAGTTTTtaagataaaataatattttagtttatgtTTGAAATGGTTCCCGCGTATCCGgaaaagcagacgacgttTGATTTTACTTAGCCTTCTGATTTATGATTTCATTCATATTCATGCtcgatttcaataaaaatttaacgCTTTTCCCatgaaattaatcaaattagcACTTAGTTATTACGATACATTTATTACGATAACTGTATTAAcagccaaattaaaaaaatagaccAATTTAAAAgagcgaaataaaaaaaatatatttcagaaattaataaaataaaataacgaaatcGCTGAACACTTGCCTGCGCTTAATTAATTTCCTCTTTCTCCTTCATGTTTTAGCGCTACTTAGTATTTTAcatgaatatttgaaaaagagaaaaggagaaattaaaCGAGCAAGGAAAATCGAAAATCAtttgttcatatttttgttCTCACCCAACGACCCAAGGTCACGAGTTTGTTTGAATTTCGAATTTCTGCCCGTTGAAagtatcgatttttttttcattgcaaaTTGCGATAGATAGAAAGCGAACTCATGGAGAAGttagaattgaattgaatcccAGTCTCATATGACGTACATATAAGACGCTCACTCAGTAAACCCCCcggacgaaaaaataaagaaaaaaaaaatataataaaaactaagCCGTTGGCCTGCTGTGCCATCATCACCCCCTCGTGCATTTTTGCCTAGCTGCCTGCTGATGCTACAGCAGTGTGTGTCTAGTGACGATCGTATAAAGTTGGCCCAGAACCTTAGGTAAACCCTAttgtctcttttgttttggattgaggggatttttattttttattcataaagTGAATTAGATAATAAAGGAGGATACTATTTGTCATTGAGCTTGGAAAGTTTAAGTGAAGATGTCTgcaaaaatcttaaaataagGGGGAAAACTTACCGGTGTGGGGTATCGACTGGTGATGGCGTTTTGGGCGCCATTTCGCTCATCGTGTTCTGAAATCATTTGGAGGAATAAATACGGGGAATTTCCATTTTAGTCTATTTAGATTCTATCATAGTTCTATATGAAATTTGATGATATCTGTAATTTGACAGGAAGTTCGAATTATAACGGCGCTCAGTTGATCATACTTTTGGTCCCACCCACCAAAGATGCTTGTTTGACAAAACATTGTCAGCACATTGGATCTTCCTTGATCTCTTCTCTTTACagttaaataatataaataaatttacaagAGGTTAAGGAGATGGCACAGTCAACCCCAACTGGAAACATCACCAACATTTGGATCCAAGATGCAAATGGTATGTCAAAGTCTAGACTAAGAAATTATCTCATTCTTTTCAACAAGATAATAAAATGATGGTTGTTTGCATTCCAGGTCAGCCACAAATGATAAAAGTGGTGCATGCCACTGCTGGAAAAGGTGTTCCAGTGTCCATGGCTTCTGGAGCAGTTAGAGCTGTTCTGCGATCTAATGTAAGTCAAGGATGTGCttgaataaaatgtaaaagatgTTAACAATGTTGGCTGAAAATTTGTTTAGGGAACCGTTTTGGCTGCCACACCTCAGATGTTGCAGTCACTTGGCAGAGTGACAAGAGCACCTGGACCTCGTGGACAAGTGGCAGCTGGACAGATACTAGCCATACCATTATCATCAGGAAATGGATCTACTCCGAGTAACAAAAACACTGCTGTACAGTTACCAGTAGTGCCTGTTGTGTTGAGCACTCCTCAACGCTtaaatcagcaacaacaacagggcaAAAACTTCATTTCCCCAATTCTTGATCACAGTGGTTCACGAAAAAGGCAAGATCCTGACCATGAACATGGTTCTGAGAGgtaacttttcattttatttttcaaatgagtaGTTTTATGAGTAAACTCATTTTTAATAGTAAACGGCGTAAGGTAGACAAAGGAGGCAAAGGATTACGTCATTTCTCGATGAAGGTGTGTGAAAAGGTTCAGAAGAAGGGTACTACAACATACAATGAGGTTGCTGATGAACTTGTAGCTGAATTCACTGATCCATCTCGTTGCACTTCACCTGCTGACCAAGTTAGTATCGTATTAGAAATTCATCTTTTTATCAGTGAAATAATGTTAATTTATTGACAGTATgaccaaaaaaatattcggcGTCGGGTTTACGATGCACTGAATGTGCTCATGGCCATGAACATCAtatcgaaagagaaaaaagagatcaaGTGGCTTGGTTTACCTACAAATTCGTTGCAAGAATTCCAGGCACTGGAAGCGGAGAAGCAACGTCGGCTAGAAAGAATTAAGCAAAAGACGCAACAATTGCAAGAATTGGTCCTTCAGCAGATCGCCTTCAAGAGCTTGGTTGTTAATGTTTTTTCTAGTAAAACAGAAACATTTTACTGACACGTCTTGTTTACCTTTAGGTTCAAAGAAACAAGCAAAATGAGCGTCTTCACGGTGGCCCTGCCAGTAATTCTACCATACAGCTACCATTTTTGGTCGTAAATACTAGCAAGAAAACAGTGATTGACTGCTCCATATCTAGCGATAAGATGGAGTATCTCTTCACCTTTGATGATACTTTCGAAATTCATGATGATATTGAAGTCCTTAAGCGAATGGGCATGGCCCTTGGGCTTAACGAGGCCACTTGTACTGAAGAGAATCTCGCCAAggtatttttgttcttttatttttaaagtttatcttaatttttaaatttttctcgttttagGCCAAGTCTTATGTTCCAAAAGCGTTGGAACATTATGTAGATCAGTTGGCTAGCGGTCAGGCCGAGCCACAGTGGCCAGAGGACGTCAATCCTGTGGTTAAGGAAACCTCAGATCACTTTGGAAATCAAGGTGTTCGAGCAGTTACACCTACAGCGTCGGTCTCAACAGGTTTCTCAGACTCCGAGGATGACGATGTGGATGACGATGAAGACAACTCCGACGTGGAAATCAATTAAAGGGTGTGGTTCTACTGATGCGTTGTCTCATTGCGTCCATTTCTACTGTCGCTTTACATGCGGCTGTCCTCGCTGATTGGATGCATTTCTCTTCGCTTGTTCTCGGTTCAGTGTTTACCCTTTCCTTAGAACCTCCTTTTCAATGTCGCCAATTTAAGCCAAGTGAGAGTATCCATCGATGATTTTCGTGGGAATCTGaaccgcgtgtgtgtgtctattaaGATGACGGAGTGAGCTCTTGTCGGTATAGGAGACCGCATCGACAACTGGAAACATTGAAAACTCAGGTGATGAATATTTGCAAAAGTGCCTGTCGATGTATTTTCGAGT containing:
- the LOC124198254 gene encoding transcription factor Dp-1-like — its product is MAQSTPTGNITNIWIQDANGQPQMIKVVHATAGKGVPVSMASGAVRAVLRSNGTVLAATPQMLQSLGRVTRAPGPRGQVAAGQILAIPLSSGNGSTPSNKNTAVQLPVVPVVLSTPQRLNQQQQQGKNFISPILDHSGSRKRQDPDHEHGSESKRRKVDKGGKGLRHFSMKVCEKVQKKGTTTYNEVADELVAEFTDPSRCTSPADQYDQKNIRRRVYDALNVLMAMNIISKEKKEIKWLGLPTNSLQEFQALEAEKQRRLERIKQKTQQLQELVLQQIAFKSLVQRNKQNERLHGGPASNSTIQLPFLVVNTSKKTVIDCSISSDKMEYLFTFDDTFEIHDDIEVLKRMGMALGLNEATCTEENLAKAKSYVPKALEHYVDQLASGQAEPQWPEDVNPVVKETSDHFGNQGVRAVTPTASVSTGFSDSEDDDVDDDEDNSDVEIN
- the LOC124198257 gene encoding F-box/SPRY domain-containing protein 1-like — its product is MHVDILPDIILGNIFSYLPLQDLRSSSLVCKRWYSILNDEDNDVWRLHCIRKLAEEVLSSDLLSSAPTYKTKLKAFHHAWNPEDCSRNIYIKPNGFTIHRNPVAQSTDAVRGKIGFSQGRHAWEVMWEGPLGTVAVVGIATKEATLQTHGYIALLGSDDQSWGWNLVDNHLLHNGDSQGNYPMLNNAPKYQVGERIRVILDCDDNTLAFERNYEFLGVAFRGLPEKLLYPSVSAVYGHTEVSMVYLGPPLDG
- the LOC124198256 gene encoding uncharacterized protein LOC124198256 isoform X3 translates to MEPSGPSTSTPSVESPPQYLYHYTNYDNLRKILKDGKVIQSNAKTAYVNGSGVYLTSLAPESGRNRIWWNNKGGRSNFSEIFLELHPEAIRIECYLKFDTDRLRSNVKFLKDTEQRGRDVWKLEEDILLQGPDTWYTFGFIDERGRIMAKLNQMHGKDGWKHSIKELEIDSAQETANGYYSAIANSIIRMELKDGTYHEDIGTGYAEGLSSMATILKIQAKENAIVDGLKRAAQYFGFAEDFGGTPRTPLKKYEGTPQKVGNSYDDQ
- the LOC124198250 gene encoding WD repeat-containing protein 44-like, translated to MSSDSEEFYDLDEQDVTVVAEEKSAMEVTTFFLPTVTSKAPDEEVKTSNSNSLQQVHPILDFSAEKVKEITKESSVCQRPVALEGLDSPSGFGAIEKRRKKLEELRKRMLTDDDEGNPNASPPGSHPSSVEGLYAVSKPSHPFKFIDHETMSMQSTVSLGRVGRVLGGEIKLASRSGSKENISRATTPEVRTPTSTAETPMTPLPVVVNCHEPDVVASAKASIQTDVPPFASSTSEVGGTPRVLFEPVAPPRRRRNKIQAPTPPPPAIPSVLPPLQDPAPSLTPKAPIPVAIPASVSAPMLSSSAPPPIVLEPSKKTPHHPFSKGFEFSLDLMSATKGNYVIKPQDEECTRAERRSSMTDTMSKTPERSLTGDDDVKVEKVSADPNCEEEASGIQTLNMFVRTRTDSGKPLSDMEILEQVTVLNLDTGEQIPLSIAEDKLPQCLNPLSLHIMRLTSEYISNSSLEKDKESDNESVDSKKTYNTQLDNVSDGDSISLRKKTSQLKKFLGSKVRRTVGRAKMMAQEVSLPGRQKEEMIDIPDELTGGEQHVKMKASSSHKGPYEFDTLQCVQEMHGEHLGPIWCMKFSPCGRLLATAGQDRILRIWVLKTAFNHFQDMRSRCNADSKSSPTPSQESLVSQHSVEDPVAAIIAEKESDPRSPFVERPFCTYVAHTSDLLDVSWSKNYFILSSSMDKTVRLWHISRKECLCCFQHIDFVTAIAFHPRDDRYFLSGSLDGKLRLWNIPDKKVALWNELDGQHKLITAANFCQNGKFAVVGSYDGRCVFYTTEHLKYYTQIHVRSTRGRNSKGRKITGIESLPNEDKILVTSNDSRIRLYDLRDLNLSCKYKGYVNNSSQIRACFSHDGKYIISGSENQYIYMWKTHHDYAKFSSARRDRNDYWEAIKAHNAVVTSAVFAPDSHSLIEQMERHRREKEEEKASSLSGDALMGRRLAGSATADGAKPNSNVEGGASSGNGYVLVSADFNGCIKVFVNRVKPKHSSLPVSAMS
- the LOC124198256 gene encoding uncharacterized protein LOC124198256 isoform X1, with the translated sequence MLQSLTRLVNLFFAFCCVSFSFPRKWKRYTSAILMTGFFIMLFSRSERFDTVYLNIEDDLIYQQINTIKEPFSRQLVSLKAGITIHVGMILLFIGNDPHASANAKDTIMWLLIYSSAPVHFHILSDSSSIDMVDTIMSRVEHQARSRFAYTVETVDNVFDQLLDHLKTNVPHLKFDMVKDHIVTQMLPLILPWHYHHLNRLIFVSNHIKFRNDIVELYEYFDRFEAQQAIGLTLVQGAKFAAAFSVHRHLQTNSNLGLSPPRGWPGFNTELMLLNLKEMRQSSLLKRYLDLENQFPLLAKYDFKSRQVLPQMDEWLTLVGVEKPELFFTLPCQWNVQQIMDSDAFEHCRIDIKAMAFNS
- the LOC124198256 gene encoding uncharacterized protein LOC124198256 isoform X2 — encoded protein: MEPSGPSTSTPSVESPPQYLYHYTNYDNLRKILKDGKVIQSNAKTAYVNGSGVYLTSLAPESGRNRIWWNNKGGRSNFSEIFLELHPEAIRIECYLKFDTDRLRSNVKFLKDTEQRGRDVWKLEEDILLQGPDTWYTFGFIDERGRIMAKLNQMHGKDGWKHSIKELEIDSAQETANGYYSAIANSIIRMELKDGTYHEDIGTGYAEGLSSMATILKIQAKENAIVDGLKRAAQYFGFAEDFGGTPRTPLKKYEGTPQKETPTMINNSHQSASGETKNARKKIKLCFDINSADDES